From the genome of Candidatus Desulfarcum epimagneticum, one region includes:
- a CDS encoding Nitrilase/cyanide hydratase and apolipoprotein N-acyltransferase, producing MKDIRIALAPVASKKGAVLENIERMDPLVKGAGDSGAKIICFPELSVSGYSLGKDMAEAARPVPGDVSQRLADMARRRGVAILAGLAEKGSQGRIFASHLAACPDGSLGVYRKTHIAPPERGVFSPGRKVPVFETSGVAFGIQLCYDAHFPGLSTQMAEKGVDVIFMPHASPRGDEKEKRRSWMRHLPARAFDNAVFVAAVNASGEYKKGVRFPGIALVIGPSGRALETRAAEPKGLVVADLKAKDLRAVRNSPMAYFLPHRRKLS from the coding sequence ATGAAAGACATCCGCATCGCCCTAGCCCCGGTCGCCTCAAAAAAAGGCGCGGTCCTGGAAAACATTGAGCGCATGGACCCACTTGTGAAAGGCGCCGGGGACAGCGGGGCAAAAATCATCTGCTTCCCGGAGCTGAGCGTCTCTGGATACAGCCTGGGAAAGGACATGGCCGAAGCGGCCCGCCCCGTCCCGGGAGACGTGTCCCAAAGGCTTGCGGACATGGCCCGGCGCCGCGGCGTGGCCATACTGGCGGGTCTTGCCGAGAAGGGCTCCCAGGGCCGGATATTCGCCTCCCATTTGGCGGCCTGCCCGGACGGGTCTTTGGGCGTTTACCGGAAAACGCACATCGCGCCGCCGGAGCGCGGGGTTTTTTCGCCCGGACGAAAAGTCCCGGTTTTTGAGACCTCCGGGGTCGCGTTCGGAATCCAGCTATGCTACGACGCCCATTTTCCCGGGCTTTCCACCCAAATGGCGGAAAAAGGCGTGGATGTCATTTTCATGCCCCACGCCTCTCCCCGGGGAGACGAGAAGGAAAAACGCCGGTCATGGATGCGGCACCTGCCGGCCAGGGCCTTTGACAACGCCGTCTTTGTGGCGGCGGTGAACGCCTCCGGGGAATACAAAAAAGGGGTCCGGTTCCCGGGAATCGCCCTGGTCATCGGGCCCTCTGGAAGGGCGCTGGAAACCCGGGCCGCCGAGCCGAAGGGGCTGGTGGTGGCCGATTTGAAAGCAAAGGACCTCCGGGCGGTGCGAAACAGCCCCATGGCCTATTTTCTGCCCCACCGCCGGAAACTGTCCTGA